A window of the Euzebya pacifica genome harbors these coding sequences:
- a CDS encoding flavin-containing monooxygenase, with translation MTTSTSNDDRLVDEGYVETIVIGAGQAGLSMGYHLQRLVRPFLILDDRARVGDAWRQRWDSLRLFTPAKYDALDGMAFPAEPWHFPTKDEMADYLAAYAERFALPIRHGVRVERVSRTGDRFLVESGTGRWTADNVVVAMAGFQQPHIPGVADDLDPSVVQLHSSAYRAPGQVGEGDVLVVGAGNSGAEIAMDLARADARVGRTGRRVLLAGRATGKIPFRIEGWFGRLVGVRTVLRGIFSHVLTVRTPIGRRARPKILSSGGPLIRLKPREIASAGIERVSRVEGVRDGMPVLADGQRVEVSSVVWGTGYAHNFPWIDLPVHGELEPRHRSGVAEDEPGLYFLGLLFLDSMASEMIHGVGRDAARLAGHLDSRMAGQGAGLRAVSAA, from the coding sequence ATGACCACTTCCACCTCCAACGACGACCGCCTCGTGGACGAGGGGTACGTCGAGACGATCGTCATCGGGGCCGGGCAGGCGGGCCTGTCGATGGGCTACCACCTGCAGCGGCTGGTCCGGCCGTTCCTCATCCTCGACGACCGGGCCCGGGTGGGCGACGCGTGGCGACAGCGATGGGACTCCCTGCGGCTGTTCACCCCGGCCAAGTACGACGCCCTGGACGGCATGGCGTTCCCGGCCGAGCCGTGGCACTTCCCGACCAAGGACGAGATGGCGGACTACCTCGCGGCCTACGCCGAACGGTTCGCGCTGCCGATCCGCCACGGGGTTCGAGTCGAGCGGGTCTCGCGGACTGGCGATCGGTTCCTGGTCGAGTCCGGTACGGGTCGTTGGACGGCCGACAACGTCGTCGTGGCGATGGCGGGCTTCCAGCAGCCCCACATCCCGGGGGTCGCCGACGACCTGGACCCGTCGGTGGTGCAGCTGCACTCCTCGGCCTATCGAGCGCCGGGGCAGGTCGGTGAGGGAGACGTGCTGGTGGTCGGGGCGGGCAACTCCGGGGCGGAGATCGCCATGGACTTGGCCCGTGCGGACGCGCGGGTCGGCCGCACCGGCCGCCGTGTGCTGCTTGCCGGACGGGCGACGGGCAAGATCCCGTTCCGCATCGAGGGCTGGTTCGGCCGTCTGGTCGGCGTGCGGACGGTGCTGCGGGGAATCTTCAGCCACGTGCTGACCGTGCGGACCCCGATCGGTCGGCGGGCCCGGCCCAAGATCCTCTCCAGCGGTGGTCCGCTGATCAGGCTGAAGCCACGCGAGATCGCCTCGGCCGGCATCGAGCGGGTGTCGCGTGTGGAGGGCGTCCGCGACGGCATGCCGGTGCTGGCCGATGGTCAGCGGGTCGAGGTGTCCAGCGTCGTCTGGGGGACGGGCTACGCCCACAACTTCCCCTGGATCGACCTGCCCGTGCATGGCGAGCTCGAGCCGCGCCACCGCAGCGGTGTGGCCGAGGACGAACCCGGCCTGTACTTCCTCGGGCTGCTGTTCCTCGACTCGATGGCGTCGGAGATGATCCACGGCGTCGGCCGCGACGCCGCACGCCTGGCCGGGCATCTGGACTCGCGCATGGCCGGGCAGGGCGCGGGTCTCCGCGCCGTCTCCGCCGCGTAG
- a CDS encoding GntR family transcriptional regulator, with product MLVIDADGALPPYEQVRNQMAERIDTGELAPGERLPTVRGLATELGLAANTVARAYRELEQAGIVATRGRKGTFVVDTADQPWRRAAEAAAEAYAARLRELGVPTGVGIELATRAIEEPPG from the coding sequence GTGCTGGTGATCGATGCCGACGGAGCCCTTCCGCCCTACGAGCAGGTCCGCAACCAGATGGCCGAACGGATCGACACCGGCGAGCTGGCCCCGGGTGAGCGGTTGCCCACCGTGCGGGGGCTGGCCACCGAGCTCGGACTCGCCGCCAACACCGTCGCCCGCGCCTACCGGGAGCTCGAGCAGGCTGGCATCGTGGCGACCCGCGGGCGAAAGGGCACCTTCGTCGTGGATACCGCCGACCAGCCCTGGCGTCGGGCCGCCGAGGCCGCCGCGGAGGCCTACGCGGCCCGGCTGCGCGAGCTGGGGGTACCGACGGGTGTGGGGATCGAGCTGGCCACCCGCGCCATCGAGGAACCACCGGGCTGA
- a CDS encoding LuxR family transcriptional regulator encodes MSAQLVEEGRLAFDRQAWGDAYRTLSAADRDVGLDADDLERLAVVAHLTGRNEAGHAARERAIQAHVDAGRPERAARCAFWLGMQLSRRGEPARGGGWLARAERLVADRPDAVEHGYLLVPRALGANDSADPETAAGLFGRILDHAQRAGDPDLDAIGRLGLGQALLHLSRPDEGLALLDEAILAVRSGAVSPIPAGIIYCGAIDTCQRIADLQRAAEWTASLGRWCDEHPDLVPFRGQCLIHRSQVLQVQGRWPAAMSAAVDACRRLADPPIDPAVGAAHYQQAELHRLRGALGQAEEAYQEASRWGRSPQPGLALLRLAQGRPDAASASLRRVLEEPQDPPERVHLLAASVVALLAEDRLEDAGAAAREAVELAGGVGSPLLAATADQALGTVLVEEGRAGEALPVLRGAWRQWEELGAPYETACVRVLLGRACRAMGDEDGFLLELDAARTVFQQLGAVTDLRSVESLLARSSPSGSAPSGTGRAGTGRAGSAPSGTGRAGTGRAGTGRAGAGMAHAGGLSDRELEVLRLVADGRSNREVAEALVISEHTVARHLQNIFAKLGVDSRTAAASWGFQHGVL; translated from the coding sequence ATGTCGGCACAGCTGGTGGAGGAGGGTCGCCTGGCGTTCGACCGCCAGGCGTGGGGCGATGCGTACCGCACCCTCTCGGCGGCTGACCGTGACGTGGGGTTGGACGCCGACGACCTCGAACGGTTGGCCGTCGTCGCCCACCTGACCGGCCGGAACGAGGCCGGCCACGCGGCACGCGAACGGGCGATCCAGGCCCACGTCGACGCCGGTCGGCCGGAGCGGGCGGCACGATGTGCGTTCTGGCTGGGCATGCAGCTGTCCCGGCGGGGCGAGCCCGCTCGTGGCGGTGGGTGGCTGGCTCGTGCCGAGCGGCTGGTCGCCGACCGGCCTGACGCCGTCGAGCACGGTTACCTGCTGGTCCCCCGTGCCCTGGGCGCCAACGACAGCGCCGATCCCGAGACCGCCGCCGGCCTGTTCGGCCGGATCCTCGACCACGCCCAACGGGCCGGCGACCCCGACCTGGATGCGATCGGCCGGTTGGGACTCGGGCAGGCGCTCCTCCACCTCAGCCGTCCCGACGAGGGGCTGGCGCTGCTGGACGAGGCCATCCTTGCCGTGCGGTCCGGCGCCGTCTCGCCCATCCCGGCGGGGATCATCTACTGCGGCGCGATCGACACCTGCCAGCGCATCGCCGACCTGCAGCGGGCGGCGGAGTGGACCGCGTCGCTGGGCCGGTGGTGCGACGAACATCCCGACCTCGTCCCCTTCCGCGGCCAGTGCCTGATCCACCGTTCGCAGGTGCTGCAGGTGCAGGGCCGCTGGCCGGCGGCGATGTCGGCGGCCGTCGATGCGTGCCGTCGGCTGGCCGACCCGCCGATCGACCCGGCAGTGGGGGCTGCGCACTACCAGCAGGCCGAGCTGCACCGGTTGCGCGGCGCGCTCGGCCAGGCAGAGGAGGCGTACCAGGAGGCCAGCCGGTGGGGCCGGTCCCCGCAACCGGGATTGGCGTTGCTGCGGCTGGCGCAGGGGCGGCCGGATGCGGCCAGCGCGTCGTTGCGCCGGGTCCTGGAGGAGCCGCAGGACCCGCCCGAGCGAGTGCACCTGCTGGCGGCGTCGGTCGTGGCGCTGCTGGCGGAGGATCGGCTGGAGGATGCGGGGGCGGCGGCGCGCGAGGCGGTCGAGCTGGCCGGCGGGGTGGGCTCGCCACTGCTCGCGGCAACCGCGGACCAAGCGCTCGGGACGGTGCTGGTGGAGGAGGGACGGGCGGGTGAGGCGTTGCCTGTGTTGCGCGGGGCGTGGCGCCAGTGGGAGGAGCTGGGGGCTCCCTACGAGACGGCGTGCGTGCGGGTGCTGCTCGGCCGGGCGTGCCGGGCGATGGGTGACGAGGACGGCTTTCTGCTCGAACTCGACGCCGCCCGCACGGTGTTCCAGCAGCTCGGCGCGGTGACGGACCTGCGGTCGGTGGAGTCGCTCCTGGCTCGGTCGAGCCCGTCGGGGTCCGCTCCGTCTGGGACCGGTCGGGCTGGGACCGGTCGGGCTGGGTCCGCTCCGTCTGGGACCGGTCGGGCTGGGACCGGTCGGGCTGGGACCGGTCGGGCTGGGGCGGGGATGGCCCATGCCGGCGGGCTGAGCGACCGTGAGCTTGAGGTGCTGCGCCTCGTGGCCGACGGCCGCTCCAACCGGGAGGTCGCCGAGGCGCTGGTGATCAGCGAACACACCGTCGCCCGCCACCTGCAGAACATCTTCGCCAAGCTGGGGGTCGACTCGCGGACGGCGGCGGCGTCGTGGGGGTTCCAGCACGGGGTCCTGTGA
- a CDS encoding HEAT repeat domain-containing protein, producing MDTDRLDEALQGRSPLTNSLRPGRDRGGLVAVRVDGYGLPEPVVEWFAWHDGADGADELVPGGRPLALDHAVAIAAARRGAADRVARDAGIDAPIGWQDGWLPLLTSQQEERCWVVDCGRADPSVLLVDVEDPDPATAHESVAAMVEAIIVAWTSGEWTARDDGRIRVDPDQRGEQAVDSTLLDGLYATDEDEVYDTTLAIEAKLNPGLVSGLRRAVVEAPLPWTRTRAVELLARIGGRDAEAALHDVLATAPDTGVRETAAAFLDPYDTPATADALVGALDDPASAVRAKAAYSLAGMASSITAVHLEALEAHRASADPEVAKAIDYTLGALRR from the coding sequence ATGGATACCGATCGGCTCGATGAGGCACTGCAGGGCCGCAGCCCGTTGACCAACTCGTTGCGGCCCGGACGCGACCGGGGAGGGCTGGTGGCGGTGCGGGTCGATGGGTACGGGCTGCCCGAGCCGGTCGTCGAGTGGTTCGCGTGGCACGACGGCGCGGACGGCGCGGACGAGCTGGTGCCCGGCGGCCGGCCGCTGGCGCTGGACCACGCGGTCGCGATCGCGGCGGCCCGTCGCGGGGCAGCCGACCGGGTGGCGCGGGACGCGGGGATCGACGCGCCGATCGGCTGGCAGGACGGGTGGTTGCCGCTGCTCACCTCCCAGCAGGAGGAGCGATGCTGGGTCGTGGACTGCGGCCGAGCCGACCCCTCGGTGCTGCTGGTCGACGTCGAGGATCCCGACCCGGCGACAGCCCACGAGTCCGTGGCTGCCATGGTCGAGGCCATCATCGTTGCGTGGACCTCGGGGGAGTGGACGGCCCGCGATGACGGACGGATACGAGTGGACCCGGACCAACGCGGTGAGCAGGCCGTGGACTCGACGCTCCTCGACGGCCTGTACGCCACCGACGAGGACGAGGTGTACGACACCACCCTCGCCATCGAGGCCAAGCTGAACCCGGGCCTCGTGTCCGGACTCCGGCGTGCGGTCGTCGAGGCACCGCTGCCCTGGACTCGCACAAGGGCGGTCGAGCTCCTCGCTCGCATCGGGGGACGCGACGCAGAGGCCGCCCTCCACGACGTGCTGGCCACGGCGCCCGACACGGGAGTCCGCGAGACGGCCGCCGCCTTCCTCGACCCGTACGACACACCGGCAACCGCCGACGCGCTGGTCGGTGCGCTGGACGACCCCGCCTCCGCCGTGCGGGCGAAGGCGGCCTACTCCCTCGCGGGCATGGCCAGCTCGATCACCGCCGTCCACCTCGAGGCGCTGGAGGCGCACCGTGCGTCCGCCGACCCGGAGGTCGCGAAGGCCATCGACTACACCCTCGGTGCGTTGCGCCGCTGA